The uncultured Methanolobus sp. sequence CTGCGTCCAGAATTTCATTGAGACCCATGGGTATCTCCCTGAAATCAACTTCCACGTTAGTTTCAGCTCTTGAATCAAGTTTTCCCATGACTGCATCCTTCGATATATTCTTAAAATCAGTTACTATCTCCTTAATAGGTCTTGTAAAGGACAGGGCTATGAAGTAAGATATTGCAGCCATGAAAATTACGGCTGCAAGGGAAATCTGAAGGAGTCTATTACTGAGGCTGTTCACACCTGCAAGCATCTCATCTTTTGGAATGACAAGAACAAATGAGAAGTTGCCGGTTTCTATGGGTTCATAGAACATTACAACTTCTTTGCCTGTGGTGGGATCGATTGTCTCAATATGACCACTTCTTCCATTAATAATATCATCTGCAGCTATTGAAGATTCTTCTATACCAAGGTCATAAAGTTTCCTTTCTCCGATCCAGTCCTTCTTTGTAGGATGGGACACAAGGATACCGGTATTACCGGTCAGGAAAGCATAGCCGGAATCAAATGCTTTGATTTCACTGGTTATTTCGTCCAGGTAATTAAGTGAAACATCCACCCCACCGATCCCGATAAATTCATCATCTTTTCTGACAGGGAATACATAGCTTACAATGAAGACTCCTTCATAATAATAGGGTTCAGTTATTACTTCGCTTCCTGTACTTTTTGGCACCTGATAGTAATCCAGTGTTTCATAATTCAGAAGAGGATCGAGTGTGATAGGTCCGGTGATCTTGTTCCAGTAGGGAATGAACCTCCCGGTGGAATCATGTCCGGGAGAATTAATATACAGTTTGTCGTCACCGTCAAAGGCGTTGGGTTCATAAGCAACATACGTACCGAGTAACTGAGGATGCTCAACAAGCAGGTTATAAAGCATTCTTCTTGCTTCCACTCTGCTCATAGAGTCGTAGCTTCCCATGCTTACTGCCATGGTTTCAGCAATGGCCCTGTTTGTTTCCATGTCTCCGTTGAACTCATTTGCGTAGGTTTTGGCCATTTCTATGGATTGCTTATAGGCAAGTTCTTCTTCCTGGTTCGTTACGGTGGAAATGGTCATTGCAGTGCTGGCAGCAAGCACAAGCAAAGTACCCACTACTATGTAAAGAATTAGTTTGAACTTAAGCGAGGTGCTTTTCCACTTCATTTTCAGAGCCTGCATTTGACAGCGTTACATTATTCTAAACGCCTTACTTACAATATTAACTGTAATCTTTTACTTTATAATAGACTCCTGTTAAGATTATAACAGCGTTATAATCATAAAATGCCATTATAATCATTCCAGTAGGACCAATATTTTTAGCACTTTACAGATTCAGAATCAATAGGCATGTTTCGTTGAGTTTATGCTTTATATCATTTTTTTTATCTGAAAAGTAAAGATGTCTAAAATCACAAATTATAAATATGGATGATTTCAGGCGAATCCTTCGTTTGAGTAATCTGTATCTTTCTTTCTGGAGATGTTTCTTTTTAATTTATTCTTGATTATGCTTTTAGTGTTTTATTCATATTAGTCTTAAAAAGAAGGCAGTAGGCATGATATTTTAATAGTATCTACAATTGGAGCTGGTTGTTGTCTGAAGTTATATATTTTATTTTTTATTTTTTGACTTCTGTTTTTGTCTGGATTAAGCGAAAATTATAACTACTAGTAAGAAGGTACAAGATTACCGTATTCTTATGATTTGCAACTGGATCTCAGTTAAGTAATCAGGAATACACCCCAGAATAAGGCTCAGCATAAAGATTAGAGCTCTAATTTACTTTCGAGGTAAAAATATGTCAGATCAGGAAATGTTAGACACACTTAGAGACACAGTCGTTACACAGAATATCAACGGTTGTGCAGAAGCTACCCAGGCAGCCCTTGATGCTGGCCTTAGTGCAGTTGAGATCATTAACAACGGTCTTTCCCCAGGAATGAAGATCGTCGGAGACAAGTTCGAAGCAGCAGAGATCTACCTCCCGCAGATCATGATGTCTGCAAAGGCAATGAACGCAGCAATGGAACTCTTACTCCCTGTACTTGCTGAAGAAAAAGGAGCAGATGACGAAGGTGTCGGTCTTGCTGTCACCTACGTACAGGAAGGAGATATTCACGATATCGGTCACCGTCTTGTAACGACAATGCTTGAAGCCAATGGCTTCAGAATAGTTGACATGGGTGTAGATGTACCAAATGAGACTGTCACAGAAGAAATTGCAAAACACAAGGGTAAGAAGGTACTGCTTGTGGGTTCAGCACTTATGACAACCTCAATGCTTGGACAGAAGGACACCGTTTCAATGCTTGCAGAAGAAGGTCTTAGAGACTCTGTTAAGATCATGTTCGGTGGAGCACCAGTATCTGACTCGTGGATCGCAGAGATCGGAGCAGACGCAACAGCAGAAAACGCAGCAGATGCAGCAAGAGTTGCACTCAGCCTTATGCAATAAGGAGGCATTAAATATGACATTTTCAAGATCAATGGATTGTTTTGAGTTCTATGAGAGAGCAAAGAAGGGAGAGAAGACTACCCAGGATGACTGGGATCTTATGACAATCCCTATGAAGGCAATGGAACTCAAGCAGAAATACAACCTTGATTTCAAGGGAGAGTTCGTACCAACTGACAAGGACATGATGGAAAATCTTTTCAAAGCAGGTTTTGAGATGCTCCTTGAATGCGGTATCTTCTGTACTGACACAAGCCGCGTGGTAAAATACACAGAAGATGAGATATGGGATGCTATCAACAACGTCCAGAAGGAATTCGTTCTGGGAACCGGCAGAGATGCCGTAAACGTCAGGAAAAGAAGTATTGGCGACAGGAGAAAGCCAATAGTCCAGGGTGGTCCAACAGGTTCTCCAATTTCTGAGGACATGTTCATGCCAGTTCACATGAGCTATGCTCTTGAGAAGGAAGTCGACACAATTGTCAATGGTGTCATGATGACAGTCCGTGGCAAACCACCAATTCCAAAGAGTCCGTATGAGGTTCTTGCAGCCAAGACCGAGACAAGGCTCATCAAGAATGCAGCCGCAATGGCCGGAAGGCCGGGCATGGGCATATAGGGACCAGAGACTTCCCTGTCCGCTCAGGGAAATATCTCTGCTGACTGTACCGGTGGTATGGTTTGCAGTGACAGTCATGAAGTGTCACAGCTCAATGAGCTTAAGATCGACCTTGATGCTATCAGTGTGATGGCACACTATCAGGGTAACAGTGACATCATCATGGATGAGCAGATGCCTATCTTTGGTGGATATGCCGGTGGCATAGAAGAAACCACAATAGTCAACATCGCAACCCACATCAATGCATTTGTAATGAGCAACGCAAGCTGGCACCTTGACGGTCCGGTCCACATCCGCTGGGGATCTACTAACACAAGGGAAACTCTCATGATCGCTGGATGGGCATGTGCAACTATTTCCGAGTTTACAGACATGCTTTCCGGTAACCAGTACTATCCATGTGCAGGTCCATGTACAGAGATGTGTCTTTTGGAAGCATCCGCTCAGTCTATCACCGACACCGCATCCGGTCGTGAGATCCTCTCCGGTGTAGCATCTGCAAAGGGCGTTGTCCAGGACAAGACCACAGGTATGGAAGCCAGGATGATGGGAGAAGTCGCAAGAGCAACCGCAGGAATGGACATCGAAGATGTCAACAAGGTTCTTGATCTCCTTGTAAGCTCCTACGAAGGCAACTATGCAAATGCACCACAGGGTAAGACTTTCCAGGAATGCTACGACGTTGCCACTGTAACACCAACCGATGAATACGTTAAGGTCTACGATGGCGCATGCAAAAAGCTTGAAGAGTTCGGGCTAACATTCTAAGATTAATCGATAAAATCGAAACCCCCTTCAATTCCATTTAGATGGCTGGCTTCCTTCTTTCACCAGTCATCTCTTTTTTTAATGACAAATTGTCAGAATAAAATTGGTATATAAAAATCTCAAAAATTACCGTTTCCTTAGTAAGTATGCCCGATTAATTTATCCTTCTCTATATGCAGCGATTGCTGAAATAGTATTGAGATAATTGTTGTGATGAATCTCGCTCCTGAATATGTTCCTGATATAAACTCTTATTGAGAATCTCTTATTTACTATTGTGACAAGTATAAAGAAAAGATTCTGTCACAAGTGGTAACTATGGATAATTCAAAGGATTACATCAGTGGTTTTTTTGGTTTTATGAAAAAGGCGACAACACCTGTTCAGACTGTGGATACTATAATAGAACGTCTGAATGCTGAAGGTTTTTCAAAACTGGATCTTAGTGAGAAATGGACTCTTTCAGCATCAGGGAAATACTGGCTTTCACCTTATCCTTCCATGATTGTCGCTTTTACCATTGGAAGCAATGAGTCTTTCACAAAAGGAATGAAGATCATTGCTGCACATACGGATAATCCTGCATTCAGGATCAAACCGAATCCGGAAGTGAACGTTGAGGGGATGCTGACACTTAATGTTGAGTGCTATGGGGGTCCGATTTTTAATACATGGTTTGATCGTCCTTTGTCAATTGCCGGCAGAATTGCTGTAAAGTCTGATGAAGTACTGAAACCGAAAGTGATCCATCTGGATTTCCAAAAGCCAATACTTACTCTTCCAAATCTTGCTATTCACATGAATCCGGAAGTCAATAAGGGTACGGAGATAAAAGTACAAAAGGAAATGCAACCCCTTCTGACCCAGTTGATCGGGGATGAGGTCCAAAATAATTATCTGCTTGATCTGGTTGCAAAGGAAGCCGGAGTAAATAGCGAAGATATTCTGGATTTGGATCTGAATGTCTATTGTTGTGAGGAAGGGATGCTGGTTGGCTTAAAAGAGGAATTCATATCCTGTCCGAGAATTGATGACCTGTCCATGGTGTATGCTACCATGGAAGCCCTTGTAGCTTCAGAAAACAAGGCCGGTATCAACATTGCTGCATTCATGGACAATGAAGAGATCGGATCAATGACAAAACAGGGTGCAGATTCGGTACTTTTGAGCAGTATCCTTGAAATGATCCATGTGGGAATTGAGGGAATAGAACAGAAATCAGGATGCCAGATGAAGGATTATTTCGTGATATCTGCCGATGGTGCACATGGTTTACATCCTAATTATGAAGAGAAGAACGATATTACCAGTAAGCCTGTGATGAACAAAGGAATAGCAATTAAGATAAGTGGCAGCCGTTCCTATGCTTCAGAAGTTGAGACAATTGCAGCCTTTCAGCAACTTTGCGATAAAGCAGAAGTTAAGTATCAGAAATTCGTGAACCACTCTGATGAAAGAGGAGGAAGAACCCTTGGTCCTCTTCTCAGTAAATATCTGCCTGTTCATGCAGTAGATGTTGGAGTGCCGATGCTGGCAATGCATTCAACCAGGGAACTCATGGGTAAACAGGATTTCCTTGATTCCATTGAGGTTTTCAGGACATTTTTCCAGTTGGAGTGATACGAAAAAGCTATCGCTCTGAACTTTAAACAAAGGAAAAAAGATTTTGTCATTATGTGACCCTGGTCACACAATGAAACACATATGGCGGAAACCTCGGGAATTTAACCCGACTGAACGGATTTAGAGTCCATTCGATCAACCTGATCTGATTTCCAGAATGATTAGTTGAATATATCCTTCTGTTTGGATTAATAGTATTTATATCTATCTATCCATGCATCATTTCATTCATTTTTTGAAAGAATATTCTCATTGTGTTTATATTGTTATTTTAGTAATCCACTGCAAAATATAGATATAGGAGATATTCCATGGGGAATCTGTTTCATTTTCCGTTTTAATTTGGCTTTCAATTCGCTTCTCTTTTTTACCCGTCTGAATAGTGCATTTTTCATAATTTCATCATCATTTATCATGAACCATAAGACCCAACTTTGACAGTCAAAATTAATAAGAGTGTTCTTAGCTTTGTTGTATTCGGTTAAAATGCAAACAAAACTAAGAACATATGAGATTATTCCTAATGAGAATATATGCTTTCCCATCGGAACTATTCTGGCTGTAAATTGGCTTTACGATACCCTTGATTTATCCGCTGTTTTTGGTAAACACAAAAAGAATGGTATTGATATCAACAGCCTACTGAAAGCACTTATAAGTTACAAGCTTACAGATAATTTCAGCATAAGTAAAGCTCACGATTGGATCAATCGTGATGAAGTGCTTGACATTTTCAATCTACCTGAATTTTGTGAAAGAACTCTCTACAGGGTTCTTGAAACCCTGGGAAATAATCGTGAAACGATTATTTCCAATATTCAGGATGAAATATTTGCCCGATACGATTTTGAACATACCAACGTAAACATGGACTGGACGAGCATTTTTTTCCATGGTGACAAATCTCCTCTTGGAATGTATGGATATAGCAGAGATCATCGACCAGACAAAAAACAGATAACAATAGGTCTTGCTGAACTTGCTAATCCTATAAATGTTCCCATAGGTCTTACAGTAGAGAAGGGAAATCTACCAGATCAAAAACATTTTGAGAAGACATATTACCAAATCAACAATAGAATGGACCAGGGTTCACTTGTCGTTTTTGATAAAGGAGCTCATAGCAAAGGGAACATTGACTTGATAAGGGAAGATGAGATGCATTACTTAACTGCAAGAAAACTCAATAAGAGTGATGATAAGAAAATTGCAGTATTCTGGGAAGCTTCTCCTGAACTTATCGATTCTGAAAATGGAATATATGGACTGAAAACCATTAAACCAAGCAGTGTTAATTACATGTATTTTTCAGAAAAGCTCCAGAAAGAACAACATGACTCTAAAATAAGAAAAGTTATGAGATTGTTGGAGGAAGCAAAGGAGATACAGAAAGCTATCAGCAAAAACAAGAAGCTTCCTAAAAAATTCAGAATCAACAATGTTCTTGTTGATGTCACTTATTCTTTGCAGACTAAACTGATGGAACTAGATGAACAGGAGGCTATCAAGCTTCTGGAAGAAAAGATAATTACAGGTAGAGAAGGATTTTTCTGCCTGAGATCAAGTCAGAATTTGACACTAAAAGAAGCTCTTCTAACATACAGAAAAAAAGACTCCATTGAAAAAATAATCCATTCCCTGAAGAACGAGATTGAAATTAAACCATTAAGAGTATGGACTGAGGCTTCCATTTATGGTGCAGTGATCATAGGATTCATTGCACAACTTTTCATATCGCTGATGCGATATGAGTTCAATGAACTCAGACATAAGTCTACAAAATTCATCAAAAATAGCTTATTGAATTTGACAGTAACCGTCGATTTTACGGATGAGCAATCAAAAAAGTACATTTACGCCAATTTTGATGGGATAAATTCACTGATTTTAAGGCAGAAATGGGTGAAATCGTAGCGAATTACTTAAAATTGTTTAGACTGTCAAATAGGTTTTCCTGACAAAAATACGAAAAATTGGGTCCAGTGAGAAGACATTCTCTTCATGAAAGAGTGAAAACTGTCAAACTTGGGATAAGAAGGTTTATAAACTTCTATTCAAATCTAGTATTAGTTCTTATTTGATGATTGTTCCTATCTGATAATTATTATTATTATCTGAGATTGAACATCATCAATACAATATCGTTATCATACGAATTGGTTGTGAATTTGGGTTGTTCCCGAATTTGACAAAATCGGACAAAGTAAAAGTAATACAAAGGGGACTAAATAATGTTGGAATTGTTATATTTGAGCCGACTACAGTTTGCTGTAACTGTAGCGTTCCACTTCCTGTTTGTTCCACTAACACTGGGACTTGCACTATTAGTGGCTTATATGGAAACAGTCTATTATAAAACCAAAAACGAAACCTGGCGGAAGATGGCTGATTTCTGGGGAAGGATTTTCAAAATTAACTTTGCAATAGGCCTTGTTACGGGTCTTGCCATGACATTTCAGTTTGGTACTAACTGGGGTGCATATTCCGAATTCATGGGAGACGTCTTCGGACCGCCTTTAGCGGTAGAAGCATTACTGGCCTTCTTCCTTGAAGGTACATTCTTCGGTGCATGGATTTTCCTGGACCGCAACAGACAGAAACTGAAGGCTTTTTCCATGTGGATGGTCGCACTGGGTACGAATATATCTGCGCTATGGATTATCACAGCCAACGGTTTCATGCAGAATCCGGTAGGCTATGAACTTCTTGCTGACGGGAGCAAGGTAATCATGACAGATTTCTTTGCACTTCTCACCAATAGTTATGTTTGGTACATGCTGGTCCACACACTGCTTGCATCATATCTGCTTACTGCATTCGTAATGCTTGGAATCTGTTCCTATCATTTCCTCAAGAAAAATGACCATGAAGTATTCAGGAAATCATTCAGCATTGCAATAATAATTGCTCTTGCAACCGCAATTCTCCTGCCTGTTCTCGGTCATGGATATGCACAGTACGTCACTGAGATTCAGCCAGCCAAAGGTGCTTCAATGGATGCAATATGGGAAACCGGTTCATCGGTACCAATGTACCTGATACAGGTGCCCGATGCCAGTACAGGTTCTAACAGCGTAGAGCTACTTGGAATTCCGGGTCTTGCAAGCTTCCTGTACACCGGAAGTTTCAGCGGGACAATTACAGGCCTGAACCAGATCCCAGCAGATGAGATTCCGCCGGTTGGCATGGTGTTCTGGAATTTCAGGCTCATGACAGTACTTGGTTTCCTCTTCATAGCACAGGCACTTGTTGGTCTTTATCTCCAGAGAACAGGAAAGCTGTACAAGTCTGATCTTTATCTAAAGCTAATGCAGTGGTCCATTCCACTACCATTTATTGCAATAATTGCCGGATGGAATGTAGCTGAAGTTGGAAGGCAGCCATGGATTGTATATGGACTGCTTAAGACCGAAAGTGGTATTTCAACGGTTCCGACATCTGAAGTCCTTCTGAGTATCGTACTCATCACCGGATTCTATGCTGTCCTGTGGGCCTTTGAGTATTACCTGATCAGGAAGACAGTTGTCAATGCAACAGGAGTTGATTAAAATGCTGGAATTCCTGACACATGATTTGCTTGCTAACATATGGTTCTTCCTCTGGTGTGTAATATGGGGAGTCTACTTCATAGCAGATTCCTTCTCTTTAGGAGCGGGTCTTATCACACCTTTCATCGCATCAGATAAGAGACAAAGAATTCAGATTCAGAAGTCAGTCGGTCCTTTCTGGGGCGGGAATGAAGTCTGGCTCATACTGGCTGCAGGTGGAACATTTGCCGCTTTCCCACTGGTATTCTCAAAGATGTTCACTTTCCTGTATCTTCCAATGATGCTCTTGCTCCTTGGACTTATAATGAGGGGAATCTCAGTAGAGTATCTCCACAAGGATGAAAGTCCGAAGATACAGAACATTCTCATGTGGGGATGGTTTACAGGAAGCCTTGTAATCTCGCTTGTACTAGGAGTTGCATTCGCAAACTTTTTCAAGGGACTTGCCATTGCTGACGGTCTGGTTTACCAGGGTACACTTCTTGGACTCTTCAGTCCGTATGCATTGATCGGAGGCATACTCTTTGTGCTTATCAGTGTAACATCAGGTGCCCTGTGGATTAAGATCAAGGCAGAAGGTCCAATTGCAGAAAAAGCAGGAGATTGCGCAAAGAAGAGCAGTATTGCAGTTATGGTGCTTGCACTTGTATATCTGGTATATTCCTTTGCAGGAATTGATACTTTCACAGTAAACTACTCTGCAACACCTGCATTCTATGTATTTCCGGCACTTGCAGTTATAACTGCTATCCTTGCAGTTGTATTCGCAACTAAGGCCAAGACATTCCTTGCCTTCTGCTGCAACCTTGGAGTAATCCTCTTTATCGTAGAGACCGGCCTTGCAAGCATATATCCGTACATGCTCAAGTCATCCATTGCACTTGAATATGGTATTGATATCTATCAGGGAGCTTCAAGCCAGCTTACTCTGACAGTAATGCTTCTGGGAGCACTTGTGTTCGTACCGCTGGTTATTATTTACCAGCTCTGGGCTTACACATTGTTCAAGGAAAAGATAGGAGAAACAGAAACGGTTAATTACTAACCGTTTCAACATTTTATTTTTCGTATCACAAATATTACTTTCACTGCTTTTACTATTCCTTTATTAGTTCTGATGTGAATTACATATAAGGCGGTTAAAGTATTACATTGAATGCATTTAATTAAAAGTACAACATCATAAAAAAATACGCAAAATCTATATATAAAAACAACGATTGAAAAATATACTATAAAAACACGAGTTGCATCAAATGCGTAAAGTTTCAACATTGAAGGATTTCAAAAATAAAGTCCAAGATGCTTTTGATAACAATAAAGAGTCTATGGCTGCATATGGTGAAAACCATTCGACTCAGCTGAAAGCTTATCTTGTTGAAACAAATAATAAGTTTTCTGAAACAGAATGTCCAGATGGCAGCAAATGGAAAAAACTTGATATAGAGGGTTGGTATGTTAATCAATTCGGCAACAATCCCTATAGTTTATTTTTGGATGTTAGTAGAGAAAGAGTGTGGATTGTTTATAGTTTGCTTGATTCTGATACTACCAAAAAAATTCTTGACAATTGGATTTCAAATTCACAGGGATTTGATAATTGTTGGTTATCGCGTAGACAGTTATTGCAATGGGAAAACAAAGAATCTTGGACTCAGCGAGGTTTTGGATTCAAATTTGATGATGGATTATATTCCCAAGAAAATGCAGGAAACTTTAGTTTGAAAGGCTGGTATAGGCCAAACCGGTCAATTGCAGGTTTAGATCAAATTATTGAAATCGCAAAAGATAATTTTGCGATTCATAGTGCAAGATGGGAAAAAAGAAGAGATGAATCAACTGTTTTATCTTCTGAATGGTATAGTGATGGAAGAGTTACAATAAATAGCGCAAAATCTGTGGAAGAAACATTATTGTCAATTTCTGAAGTTGCAAGCCGATATGAAGATTCTTTAGTAGAAGCCACTAAACTTCGGGATGGTTCAATGGGTGCATTTGAACTAGATTTCACTCAGCCGGTTGATTTAGAAGCATTTTCAGAGAAAGTAATGAAGGGAACAGGTCAGATGAAATTATGGCTACTGGAAACTGAGTCTGAAGAAGATTTTAAAAGATACAAAGGTATAGATTTACATA is a genomic window containing:
- a CDS encoding histidine kinase dimerization/phosphoacceptor domain -containing protein; this encodes MKWKSTSLKFKLILYIVVGTLLVLAASTAMTISTVTNQEEELAYKQSIEMAKTYANEFNGDMETNRAIAETMAVSMGSYDSMSRVEARRMLYNLLVEHPQLLGTYVAYEPNAFDGDDKLYINSPGHDSTGRFIPYWNKITGPITLDPLLNYETLDYYQVPKSTGSEVITEPYYYEGVFIVSYVFPVRKDDEFIGIGGVDVSLNYLDEITSEIKAFDSGYAFLTGNTGILVSHPTKKDWIGERKLYDLGIEESSIAADDIINGRSGHIETIDPTTGKEVVMFYEPIETGNFSFVLVIPKDEMLAGVNSLSNRLLQISLAAVIFMAAISYFIALSFTRPIKEIVTDFKNISKDAVMGKLDSRAETNVEVDFREIPMGLNEILDAVITPIHDAIRLTNELATGKLNERSHLNVHGEFRQLTDTLDVFAELLDTIIKDSNKVLTAVQNNDFSRNVRVYGEGDFLILTEGIEQTRETLSSMMGERKKVEEIRKKEIHHRIKNNLQVISSLLDLESDKFENEDVVEAFRESQNRVISMALVHEELYRSQDMESIDFSDYLMKLVNELSYSYMVEKKNIRIKLDLDIVFVEMDTAIPLGMIVNEIISNSLKHAFEPGQEGEIFVDLDLTDGKLTLTIGDNGRGFPENIDFTQTESLGLQLVTTLTAQINGTIELDTSEGTKFRIKLN
- a CDS encoding methyltransferase cognate corrinoid protein, with translation MSDQEMLDTLRDTVVTQNINGCAEATQAALDAGLSAVEIINNGLSPGMKIVGDKFEAAEIYLPQIMMSAKAMNAAMELLLPVLAEEKGADDEGVGLAVTYVQEGDIHDIGHRLVTTMLEANGFRIVDMGVDVPNETVTEEIAKHKGKKVLLVGSALMTTSMLGQKDTVSMLAEEGLRDSVKIMFGGAPVSDSWIAEIGADATAENAADAARVALSLMQ
- a CDS encoding M18 family aminopeptidase, encoding MDNSKDYISGFFGFMKKATTPVQTVDTIIERLNAEGFSKLDLSEKWTLSASGKYWLSPYPSMIVAFTIGSNESFTKGMKIIAAHTDNPAFRIKPNPEVNVEGMLTLNVECYGGPIFNTWFDRPLSIAGRIAVKSDEVLKPKVIHLDFQKPILTLPNLAIHMNPEVNKGTEIKVQKEMQPLLTQLIGDEVQNNYLLDLVAKEAGVNSEDILDLDLNVYCCEEGMLVGLKEEFISCPRIDDLSMVYATMEALVASENKAGINIAAFMDNEEIGSMTKQGADSVLLSSILEMIHVGIEGIEQKSGCQMKDYFVISADGAHGLHPNYEEKNDITSKPVMNKGIAIKISGSRSYASEVETIAAFQQLCDKAEVKYQKFVNHSDERGGRTLGPLLSKYLPVHAVDVGVPMLAMHSTRELMGKQDFLDSIEVFRTFFQLE
- a CDS encoding transposase, with amino-acid sequence MQTKLRTYEIIPNENICFPIGTILAVNWLYDTLDLSAVFGKHKKNGIDINSLLKALISYKLTDNFSISKAHDWINRDEVLDIFNLPEFCERTLYRVLETLGNNRETIISNIQDEIFARYDFEHTNVNMDWTSIFFHGDKSPLGMYGYSRDHRPDKKQITIGLAELANPINVPIGLTVEKGNLPDQKHFEKTYYQINNRMDQGSLVVFDKGAHSKGNIDLIREDEMHYLTARKLNKSDDKKIAVFWEASPELIDSENGIYGLKTIKPSSVNYMYFSEKLQKEQHDSKIRKVMRLLEEAKEIQKAISKNKKLPKKFRINNVLVDVTYSLQTKLMELDEQEAIKLLEEKIITGREGFFCLRSSQNLTLKEALLTYRKKDSIEKIIHSLKNEIEIKPLRVWTEASIYGAVIIGFIAQLFISLMRYEFNELRHKSTKFIKNSLLNLTVTVDFTDEQSKKYIYANFDGINSLILRQKWVKS
- a CDS encoding cytochrome ubiquinol oxidase subunit I; the protein is MLELLYLSRLQFAVTVAFHFLFVPLTLGLALLVAYMETVYYKTKNETWRKMADFWGRIFKINFAIGLVTGLAMTFQFGTNWGAYSEFMGDVFGPPLAVEALLAFFLEGTFFGAWIFLDRNRQKLKAFSMWMVALGTNISALWIITANGFMQNPVGYELLADGSKVIMTDFFALLTNSYVWYMLVHTLLASYLLTAFVMLGICSYHFLKKNDHEVFRKSFSIAIIIALATAILLPVLGHGYAQYVTEIQPAKGASMDAIWETGSSVPMYLIQVPDASTGSNSVELLGIPGLASFLYTGSFSGTITGLNQIPADEIPPVGMVFWNFRLMTVLGFLFIAQALVGLYLQRTGKLYKSDLYLKLMQWSIPLPFIAIIAGWNVAEVGRQPWIVYGLLKTESGISTVPTSEVLLSIVLITGFYAVLWAFEYYLIRKTVVNATGVD
- the cydB gene encoding cytochrome d ubiquinol oxidase subunit II, whose amino-acid sequence is MLEFLTHDLLANIWFFLWCVIWGVYFIADSFSLGAGLITPFIASDKRQRIQIQKSVGPFWGGNEVWLILAAGGTFAAFPLVFSKMFTFLYLPMMLLLLGLIMRGISVEYLHKDESPKIQNILMWGWFTGSLVISLVLGVAFANFFKGLAIADGLVYQGTLLGLFSPYALIGGILFVLISVTSGALWIKIKAEGPIAEKAGDCAKKSSIAVMVLALVYLVYSFAGIDTFTVNYSATPAFYVFPALAVITAILAVVFATKAKTFLAFCCNLGVILFIVETGLASIYPYMLKSSIALEYGIDIYQGASSQLTLTVMLLGALVFVPLVIIYQLWAYTLFKEKIGETETVNY